In Bacillota bacterium, the genomic window AAGAGAAATACATATCTTTGGGTGCTCAAAACATGTATTGGGAAGATGAAGGGGCATACACCGGGGAGGTGTCTCCGGGGATGCTTACCCAAATTGGCTGTAAGTACGTTATTTTAGGTCACTCTGAGCGTCGCCAGTATTTCGGTGAAACTGACGAGAGTGTTAATAGTAGGGTGCTTACTGCTTTCAGGCATAATCTAATTCCTATCGTCTGTGTTGGTGAAGTGCTGGAGGAAAAAGAATCCGGCAGCACGGAGCAGGTAGTGCGCAGGCAGACGGAAACCGGTTTAGCGGGTATATCCGCTCAGCAGGCGCGACAGCTTGTTGTGGCTTACGAGCCGGTGTGGGCGATTGGTACTGGGCTTACCGCGTCTCCTGCGGATGCCCAAAAGGTGAATGCTTTTATCCGCAGTGTGCTTAAAGAAATGTTCGGCGCAGAGGCAGCTGAAGAAGTGCGTATCCAATATGGCGGTAGCGTAAAGCCGGATAATGCTCAAAAATTAATGGCCCAGCAGGACATTGACGGAGCTCTGATCGGAGGAGCCAGCCTCAACGCCGCCAGCTTCGCGGCTATCATTGAAGCAACGGAGAAGATGGGAAGCTAAAGATTATGGGTCTTGGCTTTGGGGATAAAGAAATTAAAAGAATTTTTGACAGGATTAACAGGATTTACAGGATGAGGGTTTATGCAGGTTAAACATTATTTTTGCTTTATAGTTACATAATTCTTAAAAAACATTGTTTAGATTGAAGAATTAAATAATAAAAATTGAAACCCAAAAGACTAAAGATTGGTAATTATTTTTAAAAAGATAGGTTAGGCCATGGAGACGATGGAACCGTCCGGGACCAGTGAAAAAGTCAAAAAATATAGCGAAGGGCCAAGATTGTCATTCTGAGTGCAGCGAAGAATCTGAATACGACACGAAACTGGACTTTTTCAGCAGTCTCGAACCGTCCCTGTGGTGGACTTAGTAGACAGAGTATTTTTATTGCCTACTATTTTTGAATTTCTATGTTTTTAAAAATCCTGTCAATCCTGTTAATCCTGTCTAAAAAAATGTTTTAGAGACCCCAAGGGCTCGACCCTAAATAATCCCGTCGAAAAGAAACACCCAAGCATCTTTATTACTTATCAAAAATTTTTTACGGAGGTAACTCCCGTGGTGTCGACAAAATCGCCCCTGGTAATGGTTATTATAGACGGCTGGGGGGTTACGGAAAAAAAAGAGGGTAACGCCATTGCCAAGGCGAACACGCCGAATATGGACAGCCTGCTTAAAAACTACCCGTCAACTATATTAAAAAGTTCCGGGGAAGATGTGGGGCTACCGGACGGGCAGATGGGAAACTCTGAAGTAGGACATTTGAACCTTGGTGCCGGGCGGGTGGTTTATCAAGAACTCACCCGCATTTCGCGTTCTGTAAAAGAAGGCACATTTTATAATAATGATGTTTTATTAAACGCGCTGGAGCATGTGAAGGAAAAAGGTACCGCTTTGCACTTTATGGGCCTTCTTTCGGACGGGGGCGTACATAGTCATATCAAACACCTTTATGCTCTATTAGAGTTAGCCCGGGACCAGGGAATTAAAAAAGTTTTCATTCATGCGTTTTTGGACGGCAGAGATGTCCCGCCTGAAAATGCCATGGAATACATAACGGCCTTAGAAGACAAAATGCAGAAAATGGAAAAGGGTTCTATAGCCACAGTCATGGGACGGTATTACGCCATGGATCGTGACCGGCGATGGGAGCGTACAGAAAAAGCATACCAGGCCATGGTGCGCGGTGAGGGCTTTAAGGCAAACACAGCCGCTGACGCGGTGAAAGAAGGCTATGCACGGGAAGAAACAGATGAGTTTATAAAGCCAACCGTGGTATTAGGCCAAAATGGTAAACCAGTGGCACAAATCAAAAATGATGATGCGGTAGTGTTTTATAATTTCCGCCCGGACCGGGCCCGTCAAATAACGCGGGCCTTTACAGATGATAATTTCGACGATTTTCAAAGGCCGAAAAACAGACCTAAAGTACACTATGTCTGTATGACCCAATATGACAAGGCTATTAAAACACCAGTTGCCTTCAAACCTCACGTACTGGTTAATACTTTGGGTGAGGTTTTAAGCTACCATAACTTAAAACAGCTGCGACTGGCTGAGACCGAAAAATATGCCCACGTAACCTTCTTCTTTAACGGCGGCGTGGAGCACCCAAATCCAGGTGAAGAACGTGTTTTAATCCCTTCACCAAGAGTTGCCACTTATGACCTGAAGCCGGAAATGAGTGCATATGAAGTTACCGAAGCATTTCAGGAGCAACTTCAAAAGGACAAGTATCACGTTATCATCATGAATTACGCAAATCCTGATATGGTGGGGCATACCGGGGTTTTGGAAGCTGCTATTAAAGCAGTGGAAGTGGTGGATGATTGCATGGGTAAACTGGTGCAGGAAGCATTAGGAAAGGATAGTACTGTAATCATAACCGCCGATCACGGTAATGCTGAAGCTATGCAGGACGAATCCGGTGAGCCTTATACGGCGCATACCACTGATCCGGTTCCTTTTATTTTAGCAAGGCCGGAAAGTGAAAAAGTAACGTTGCGCCCGGGTAGGCTGGAGGATGTGGCACCGACGATGTTGCAACTACTGGGGATTCCTCAACCTGAAGAAATGACCGGGCAAACCTTAATAGAAAAAAAATGAACCAACAAATACTCTAAAGCAGGAGGTCTCCTCATGTCAGCAACCATAATAGACGTCTATGCCCGGGAAATATTGGACTCCCGGGGAAATCCTACGGTGGAAGTGGATATTTTGTTAGAGGACGGTACTCTGGGGCGGGCAGCTGTCCCTTCAGGGGCATCTACCGGGGCCTATGAGGCGGTGGAGCTGCGGGATGACGATCCCAAACGCTATCACGGTAAAGGAGTTACCAAGGCTGTTGAAAATGTAAATAATGTTTTAGGCCCTGAAATCATTGGTTTCCATGCCACAGACCAACTTGGTGTAGATATGGAGCTACTAGGGCTTGATGATACTCCCAATAAAGGTAAATATGGCGCCAATGCCATACTGGGTATATCAATGGCTGTGGCCAAGGCTGCGGCGTCAGGTTTAGGGCTCCCCTTGTATCAATACCTGGGGGGTGTGAACGGGCGGTTAATGCCGGTTCCCATGATGAACATTTTGAACGGTGGCAAGCACGCCGACAATAATGTTGACATCCAGGAATTTATGATCATGCCCGTGGGTGCATCAGATTTTAATCAGGCGCTGCGCATGGGGACAGAAATTTTTCACGCTTTAAAGAAGGTGCTGAAGAAAAAAGGTCTAAATACAGCCGTTGGAGACGAGGGAGGTTTTGCACCCAACCTGGGATCCAACGAAGAGGCCCTGGCTGCAATAATTGAAGCCATAGAAGCAATGGGTTACCGGCCGGGTACAGATATTATGTTGGCCCTGGATGCGGCGGCAACCGAATTTCATAAAGACGGCAAGTACTTCCTGGAAGGCGAAGGTAAAACTCTGGATGCTGCAGGGATGATTGATTTTTATGCTGACCTGTGTTCCAAATATCCTATAGTTTCCATAGAAGACGGGCTTTCCGAAGATGACTGGGAAGGATGGAAGCAGCTTACAGAAAGGTTAGGGAACCGGGTTCAAATAGTAGGAGATGACTTATTTGTTACCAATACCCAACGTCTTAAGCAGGGTATTGACATGGGAGTGGCGAACTCTATTCTAATCAAGCTAAACCAAATAGGGACCATAACTGAAACACTGGAGGCCATTGAAATGGCCAAACAGGCCGGTTATACCGCCATAATTTCTCACCGCTCAGGTGAAACAGAGGATGCAACTATTGCAGATCTTGTGGTGGGTGTTAACGCCGGGCAAATAAAAACCGGTGCCCCTTCCCGGACAGACCGTGTGGCTAAGTACAACCAGCTACTGCGTATGGAGGAAGAGCTTTCCGATTTATCCCTATATAAGGGAAAAGAAGTATTTTATAACCTGCCTAATCTTTAAATTTTGTAATGTATGCTTTTAAATCTTGCCAATAATATAGAACATGTTATAAAATGATGGACAAAGAAAATAAAATGAGCGGCGGGCTTATCGGCTCGCCGCGGAAGCATTGCGAGGAGGTAAAGTTAGTGGAAATAGCTCTTATAGTATTACATGCGTTACTTGCCATAGGATTAATAGCCGTAATTTTATTACAATCAGGAAAAAGTGCCGGGCTGTCAGGCTCAATTGCCGGCGGGGCCGAAACATTGTTGGGCAAGAAAAAAGGTCTGGATGATTTCTTGGGTAAAATTACCATTGTAGTTGGAGCAGCTTTTGGTATACTAGCTCTGGTCCTTTCAGTAATCTTCAGGTAAGTAAATATCTTAAAGAAATCTCTTGAAATCTTTATATAATACCCGGAATGTAGTTACTGTTTTGGTTCACCTACGGCAATTGTAAAACAATTTGCCGTATGTTATAATCAATTGGACAATGTTGGTTGAGGGAGGTGAATTTGGCAAGGAAGGTTAAGGTTTTTTTCAATATTTTGTGGTATGTAGTTTTTTGTATTAGTTAGTGAAGATTAACACATTTTCTGTGGGAAGAGGAGGGTAACGCAGTGGAACAGAGTATGACATTAGCATATATTGGCGCCGCTGTAGGTGCGTTAGGTCTGATTTTTGCTTTGGTTACATTGAGTTCGGTGCTAAAAAACAGCATGGGTACTGATAAAATGCGTGATATTTCCCTTGCTGTTCAAGAAGGCGCCATGGCCTACATGAACCGCCAGTATAAAACACTCATTCCGTTTACCGTTGTAATCTTTATTGTTTTATGGGCATTGCAGTACTTGATTGAAGTACCGGAAGGAAGTCACCTTCCTGTAGGTGCCCCTTCAGCTATATCCTTCTTGGTGGGTGCTATTTGTTCGGCCATTGCTGGATATATCGGCATGAACAGTACCACCAAAGCTAACGCCCGTACAGCTGAAGCAGCACGCAGCCATGGTTTGGCCAAGGCCCTTGATGTATCCTTTAAGGCCGGTGCCGTTATGGGACTGTCTGTTGCCGGTTTAGCTCTGCTGGGTGTTTCTGTACTTTATATTTTATTCCAGAGCCCGCTGGTTATTAACAGCTTTGCCTTCGGTGCATCAGCCATTGCATTCTTCGCCAGGGTGGGCGGCGGTATCTTTACCAAGGCCGCTGACGTAGGTGCTGACCTGGTTGGTAAAGTTGAAGCAGGTATTCCCGAGGACGATCCTCGTAACCCGGCAACCATTGCTGATAACGTTGGTGACAACGTTGGTGATACTGCTGGAATGGGTGCCGACCTGTTTGAATCATATGCAGCAACAACCATTGCTGCCATGTTAATTGGTAACTCCTTGTTTGGTTTTGCAGGCGTTATATTCCCGTTATTACTTGGTGCTATTGGTATTGTCGCAGCTATTATCGGTACATTCTTTGTTCGTACCAGTGAAGAAGGTAACCCGCAGACAGCTTTGAACATAGGTTTGTGGACTACCAACATTTTGACTGCTATTGGTGCTTATCTGTTAGCTAATTCAGTCTTTTCCGATCAATATATTCCTGCTGATAAAGGATTCGAAAGTTTCGGTAATGTATCCTTCGGTATTTTCCTTGCTGTTGTAGCAGGTCTTATAGTTAACGTTGCTATTGGTTATTTAACCGAGCATTATACATCTGACAAAAAAAGCCCGGTATTGGGTATTGCTGAGGCCTCCAAGTCCGGCCCCGCGACTAACATTATTAATGGTCTGGCCGTAGGTATGGAGTCAGTATTTTTCCCCATGCTTTTCTTCGCCGGTGCCATTTTCTTCTCTTTCTGGACGGTTACCACTTACGCTCCGGAAGGTATGAGTGGTATGTGGGCTATTTACGGTATTGCCATGGCCGCCATGGGCATGCTTTCCACTTCAGGTATGGTTGTGGCAATGGATTCCTTTGGTCCTGTTGCTGATAATGCCGGTGGTATTGCAGAAATGGCTGAACTTCCTGAAGATGTTCGTGAGAAGACTGACAAGCTCGACGCCGTTGGTAACACTACTGCCGCTATCGCCAAGGGCTTTGCCATTGGCTCCGCTGCCTTGACCGCTTTGGCCTTGTTCAGCGCGTATGTTGAAGGTGTCCAGAACAAGTTCAGCGAGGCTCTCGGTGGAGGCACCTTTGTGGTTAACCTGACTGAGCCTATTGTTCTGGTTGGTGTCTTTATCGGTGGTGCTATACCGTTCCTGGTTGCTGCCCGCACTATGCGTGCTGTGGGTGACGCTGCCTTTGATATGGTTGCAGAAGTACGTCGTCAGTTCCGTGAAATTCCTGGCATCATGGAAGGTACCGGCAAGCCCGAGTATAACAAATGCGTTGATATCGCTACCAAGGCTGCTATTGCCAAGATGATGTTCCCTGGTCTTGTAGCTGTTATAACTCCGGTACTGGTTGGTTTCATTCTAGGTGCACAGGCTTTGGCCGGATTCCTCGGCGGTCTGACCACTGTTGGTGTTCTTATGGCTCTGTTCCTGTCCAACGCTGGTGGTGCATGGGACAATGCTAAAAAATATATTGAAGCCGGTAATTTAGGCGGTAAGAAGAGCGAGCCGCATAAAGCTGCCGTTGTTGGTGACACAGTAGGTGACCCCTGTAAGGATACTTCCGGTCCTGCTATGAACCCGCTGATTAAGGTTGCAGGTACCATTTCCTTGATTCTTGGACCCCTGCTCACCAAACTATAAGAAACAGTAGTTAAAAAAGGGACCGGCTCCTTTTCCGCTTTTTGAAAAGGTGCCTGTCCCTTTTTTTATGCTTCCCGCCTTTAATTTATTTTGATGTATGAATTAGCTATTTAGTGGACATACTATAGAAAAAGTAAAAGGTGGGTTGCCATATATCTACAACAACACTTGTTATCCTGGGTGTGATTATTGTTGCAGCGGCTTTTGGCTATCTTTGGTTTAGGCGGATGCCGGTGCACTCCAGTGATGACCCTGCACCACACGAAGAAGGTGCTGAAAAGTAAAAAGGGCCGAATCTCGGCCCTTTTTACTTGCCTGAAAAGGCAGGGTAGAACATAGCCGCGGTAGCGGCAAGAAATAGAATCCCCAGTACAATGGTGCGCCAGTTATTAACATTTCGCGATTGCTTCCTTCTCTTGGCCAAAGGAATCAGTGTTATGGACATGACCAGTGCGGCAATAAGAACTGCCAAAAGGAAATCGTTCAAAATATTTCCCCTCCTGCATACAAGGTTTACCTATATCTTAGCTGAAAAAAGGTATGGTGCCAAGGATTTTGCAAGATAAACTGCTGTTTAACTTGCTTGCCCCTTAGTGGCTATTTTGGTAAAATAAGGAGTGATTGGGAGTGGTGTGTTTTGGATACGAATGACATGGCAGATCACATGTGTTTTGGCTGTAGTCCCCATAACCCTATAGGACTGAAAATGAAGTTCTTTCAGCATGGTGACATTGTCTATACTACATTTAAAGCAGATGTGGAACACCAGGGATACAATGGTTACATGCACGGGGGGCTCATATCCACCTTGCTGGATGAAACAATGGCCCAGTGGCTGTGGATACGAAACATTCCCTGCATGACTGCCGAAATGACTGTGCGTTATAGTGAGGGAGTTCCCATTGGCAGGGAGCTACGAGTGGAATCCCGCTGTGTGGATCAAAGACGGGACCGCCTGTTTGAAATTGAAGGTAAAATAATACTACCCGGTGGAAATGTGGCTGTTCGGTCCACGGCTAAGTTTCTAAGAATAGATATAAGCGAAATACAAAAAAACAAAAAAACAATTGGACAGGATTAACAGGATCGACAGGATTGTTCTCTGCTCATCCACTTTAATCTACAGAGATTAAAAACAAAGAGAATAGAAAAGGTAAACACATTAGCAGGGATTACAGGATTCGCAGGATAAGGGATTAAAAGATAGCGATTAAACAATTGGTTATAAGTTTAAGCTTAAAAGAGTTAACTAAGAATTAATGTGAATTATTAAAAATATAACAAAACCGCCAAGTCAAATTAATGCTAATAAATATTATATGCAAAGAAATAATGAAGGAAAGCAAGCAAAGCTAAAAATCCTGTTGATCCTGTTAATCCTGTCAAAACTCCCATGAACCATATACACAAACTAGAATGAAAATTTATTTTCGTAAAAAAATAGCAAAGATCCAAATTGTCATTCTGAGTGCAGCGAAGAATCTGAGTATTTATGCGACTTTCAAGATTCTTCATTTCACTTCGTTCCATTCAGGGGATGACATGAATCTGGACTTTTTCAGCAGTCCCGGACGGGTCCTCTTGTTTCCTTGCTTAAAAGTATTGTTTGGGTCTTGGCTTATGGATCTTTTTTTCTTTGACAGGATTACAGGATTTGCAGGATGCTTTAGGGTAGTGCTTTGGGGTCTTAAAAAACATTTTATAATTATTTGTTTTAATATATTGGACTGGTCCATAAGCTCTGTTTGGTGATAAAGACATTCGATTGCATTTTTCTATTTTTTAACAATCCTGTAGATCCTGTAAATCCTGTCTAAAAAAATTGTTTACCCCAAAGCCTCACATACAAAGCCTTTTATCCCGCTTATCCCATCAAAACTCACATAAACCATATACACAAACTAGTATGAAAAGCTACATTTTCGTAAAAAAAATTAAATGAAAGGAGAGATGGTTTTTTGAATAGAGAACAAGCCTATGAACTATTAACACAACATTTGACTACTCAAAATTTAATCAATCATTCCTTAGCAGTGGAAGCAGTTATGCGGCGCTTAGCCCGGCATTTTAACGAGGATGAGGAACTTTGGGGCTTGGCCGGTCTGCTTCATGACATCGATTATGATAACACCAAAGATGATCCGGCGAAACATAGTTTAATGGGAGCCGAGATGCTGGCTGAGCAGGGGTTTTCAGACGAGCTGGTTTATGCCGTTAAAGTACATAACGAGATCCATGGCTTACCGCGAGAGAGTCTTCTAGACAAGGCTCTTTATGCCACCGATCCCCTCACAGGCTTAATTGTGGCGGGTGCTCTGATAAGACCGGAAAAGAAATTAGAAGCAGTAAAGGTTAAATCACTGCTGAAACGTTTTAACGAAAAATCCTTTGCCCGGGGTGCAAACCGCGACCAGATATCAAGCTGTTCTGAATTAGGACTGTCCCTGGAGGAATTCCTCAACATGGGTTTAGAGGCCATGCAGGGTGTTGCAGTTGAAATGGGACTTTAACCTTGAACAGCAGGTGTCGATGTGGTACAATATAATTCCAATGGGTTCACATGTAATCACAATTGTTGGAAGTACTGCCCTTAACCCGGATCGGATTAAGGGCTTTTGTTTTCGGGGTGATTTAAAATGGCCGACAAAACAGTAACTGTAAACAGGAAAGCCCGGCATGAGTTTCATATTCTGGAAAGTTTTGAGGCCGGAATTGCGCTGACCGGTACCGAAGTTAAGTCCCTGCGTGCCAACAAGGCTAACCTTCAAGATAGTTTTGCCCGCGTTGAAAATTCTGAACTTATACTGTATAATATGCATATAAGCCATTATGAGCAGGGAAATCAGTTTAACCATGAGCCCAAAAGGCCGCGCAAGCTCTTGGTGCACAAACGGGAGATAATGCGCCTGCTCGGTAAGACTCAGGAAAAAGGCCTTACCATGGTACCCTTGAAAGTCTACTTTACCCGGGGCAAAGCAAAGATAGAACTGGCCCTGGCTAAAGGTAAAAAGGTTCATGACAAGCGCGAAACCATCAAAGAACGTGATGCTAAGCGTGAAATGGAAAGAGCCATGAAGGCTAGATAACTTTAAAATAAAATATGGGGGCGACACGGTTTCGACGGAGGAAGTAGTGGCAGGAGTAGCGAGCCGGGATTTCATCCACCCCGTTAAACGGTGAAAAGGCTTATAGTTGCCGACGAAAACTATGCAATGGCTGCCTAACTTAGGTTAAGGTATCCCATCCAGCCCATCTAAGCCTGCGTGGTGGAATCTGGGTGTCAAATTAGCGGGCTTACCCTTAGGCCGACTCTCGTAAGCACAAGGGGACATTTAACGAGATAGATCCTGCGAAGCCCGGTTGTGGGCGTCAATGGATCGAAATCTAAAGCACAGCCTGCGCTCGGAGAGACTCCTGTGGCGTTTCTTTCGGACGGTGGGTTCGACTCCCCCCGCCTCCACCAGGTAAAACCACAGACACCTTGAAGATCACTTCAATGGTGTCTTTCTTTACGATGACCTTGTCCACAAACTTTTCTACCACCTGCTTGCGTTTTTCAGGGTCGGTGCTTTGCAGCCATTTAAAATACTGTTTGAGATAATTGGTGATATCAGCAACCGAGATTAATTCTTTTTCCTGTTTGATTCTCCATTCATGGATTCTGCTTTCCAGGATGGATTTTTTATTTTCAAGCTTTTTAAGTTGTTCCGTTAAAGCTTTAATGACTCCACCGCCCTCGGTGATGGCCTCCACAATGTTTTCGATCTGCTTCTCTAACTTGGCGATTTCTTTTTCCTGATATTCTGCCTCGTTAATTGATTCGGATTTATCCTTTTTATATTGGTCGTGAAGTTTCTGGGCTAAAACAGGAATGGTTTTTTTGTTTAAGACCTCTGACTCCAGCTTAGAAATAACATATTCCTCTATGTCCGGTTTATTTATTTTTTCGTTGGTGCACTCTTTGGTTCTCTTGGCGTTGTTGCACTCATAATAATGTCTCTTTCTGTACTCCTTGGATACCTTTGTGCGGTAACTGGAGGATGTTCCAATCATGCGCATGCCGCACTCTCCACACTTTATAAGTCCTGAGAGCAGGTAGACTACTTTATTTTTGAATCGCCCGCAGGCATGATTTTTTTGGTTTTTATCCATTCTCTCCTGCACCTTCCAAAATATTTCTGGTGGGACGATTACCGGCATAGCATCGGGAATTTCGATTATCTCCTCTGCATTTTTACTCTTGTGATTATTGCGGGTCCCGTTCAATGATTTACTGGCAGATTTATTAAAAGTATAAATACCAACATATTTACGGTTTCGCAAAATGTCATGCAAGCCATTTTTACTGAACGGTCGCCCAAGCTTTGTCTTATGGCCTTGCTCTCGGAGTGCGTTGAGTATGTCACCGTACCCGTGGCCTGTCGCATAGGTTTCGAAAATCAGTCGTACTGCCCGGGCCTCTTCCTCGTTAATTATATACTTTTTGTTTTTATCGACGTCATAGCCTAGGGGAGGGATGCCACCACAGTGTTTTGCCTGCATAGCAGTTTCGCGCATACCCTTCATAACTTCCCGGGCCAGGTTCTTGGAATAGTATTCCGCCATTCCCTCGATCAATGATTCCAGAAGGATGGATTCCGGGCTGTCATCCAGGTGTTCCAGAACGGATTCCAGCCTGACGTTCATTTGCCGGAGCTCCCGCCGGTAAAAGGCGCTGTCGTACCTGTTACGGGCAAACCTGTCTAATTTATGTACTAAAAGAACATCTACTTTAACGAAACCGTTTTTGATGTCTTGTATCATCTGTAAAAATCCAGGCCGGTCGTCCGTCATTGCTGACCTGGCTTCATCAGTATAAACTTTTATTACAGAATACCCTTTTTCCTCAGCATAATCGGTGCAGGCCCGGACCTGGGCAGTAATACTTTCCTCACGTTGGTTGTCACTGCTAAAGCGGGCATAAATTGCTGCGCGCATGGTTGTCACCTCATATTACGATGTTGTCTTTTATCTATTCCCTATATTATTAAAGAAAACCGCTACTTTTAGTGTCGGGTTTTCCTGCCTTTGTCACAAGCAGTTAACCAATTCGACACATCCACTTCAACTTCTATTAAATATCCTTCCAACCCGTGCAGCGCAACGCTTTTGACAATTGGAGCATGTTGTCCTCCATCTAACGTGTACAAATATTTGCAGGTTAATAATTCCTTAATAACTTTAAAATTCCTGCAAAGGGTGAAGGAATGAGTTGCGAGAATCCATCCTTATGTTGTTATGAAAAATCTAACACAACTGTATCTCTTTCAAATAGTATGTGTTAGAAAATTTATCTATATTTTTTACGAGGAGTTTAGGATTTTGTGACGAAATTTGTAACGTTTACCATTTCAATGATTGGAGGGGACCTATGGAAAGCCTTTTATTTTTCCTACAAGGCATACCTGAGTCAGCCGGCATCGTTGCTGTAAGTTTGGCTGTAGCTAGAGTCCCATTAAGATGGGGCCGTATTTTGCTCATTGGGGCTTTATTGGCACTTTTAATTTTCATGATTCGAGCATTACCTTTTACTTTTGGATTACATACTATGGTCATGCTGTTATTGACAGTTCTTTTTATAACTAAAACTACTTATACTTCTTTAACTAAAAGTTTTGTAGCCGTTTTTGCTAGTGCCCTTTTACTAGCGACACTTGAGATTTTACTTCATGAATTTTTCTTTAGTTTAATCGGTTTAGAGACCCAAAAAATTGTTTCTGATTATTTAATTTGGAAGTTAATTGGACTGCCTCAGGCCTTTCTGATGCTCATTGTCTCAATTTTGATTTCATGGTTTTACAAACCTTTCGAAAGTGCGTGGAAAAAATGAGTTATCTACCTTTTAGCACAAGGTTAGCAAGTTATCTAACAGCTCGAAGCGGTGTTTCTCCGGAGAAGGAAGTCATTTTGACCTACATAATTGAAGTTTTGATAATTAACTTATTAAATGTCATTTTTACACTAATGCTTGGTTGGGTTCTTGGAGTGTTTCATGTTACCCTAGCCTGCCTATTAGCTGTAATCCTATTTAGACATACCGCCGGAGGGGCTCACTCTCAATCTCCTATTCGTTGTGCCTTTATTACAATCCTTGTTTTTCCGATTATGGGGCTGTCGGCAACATTTATTTCAACCATTAATGCAACGTTCATTAATGGCTTGTCAGTGATAGGAATTATCACTATTTTACTATCGGTAATCATTTTAGCACCGGTGGATTCTTCAGCTGCTCCCATTATTTCGGATTCTAGGAGAGCAAAATTAAAAGCATTGTCCTTACTTATTGTTTGTTTGGTTTCATTAGTTTTAGTAAACCTAAGCATTAGTTCATGGGAAGGCGCTCGGGAAATCCAAAGTGGTTTAGCTTTAAGTATGTTGTGGACTAGCTTTATTTTAAGCAAACTCGGACATCGCTTTATATCTCTTATAGATAGGCTAAATGTACCAAAGGTAAGGAGGTGATAATATGAAAAAAATTGGGTACAGGTTGTTTGGATTCGCGGTTGCAACACTACTTTTCCTAGCTAATGTTGCCGCTGCCTCAGCGTGTGTTTTCTCACAATATCAGTCAGAAGTTCCAGAGTCATTGCGCAAATAAGAGAAAGAGGTGGCATGCCACCTCTTTCTTAAGTGTCTCTATTCTAGAGGTGATTTTTGAGGATGACCATCCCTGAGAAAGATAGAAGTAATGATATAAATGAGTACATAACAGGCACACACATGTTTTGCCTTGTAATCTTATTCTCGGTATTAATTTTTGATAATAATAAGTTTTCTAATAATATTTATCCGGGAATAAATGTTAAGTTTTGTGTCTTATTGATAATTATTTCATGTGGTGTTGTATTGCTTTACAATACTAGGGGTTATTTTAATTCAAAAGGTAATAGATCATTTTATTGTTTGGATTATATTTACGTATCCTTTCCTCTTTTAGTTGCAATCCTTATATTATTTATTTCAGAAGAATATATTCTTTACCGTGAGGTAGTCTTATTTCTACCAATATTTGTTGCTGCATCTTTGATGGGAAAGATACCCGGACTAATTATGTCTACGGTATGTTGTATAGTCATGACTACTTACAATATAAATATTATGAATCAAAACTTTTATCAAGCTATTAATGAAAGC contains:
- a CDS encoding sodium-translocating pyrophosphatase gives rise to the protein MTLAYIGAAVGALGLIFALVTLSSVLKNSMGTDKMRDISLAVQEGAMAYMNRQYKTLIPFTVVIFIVLWALQYLIEVPEGSHLPVGAPSAISFLVGAICSAIAGYIGMNSTTKANARTAEAARSHGLAKALDVSFKAGAVMGLSVAGLALLGVSVLYILFQSPLVINSFAFGASAIAFFARVGGGIFTKAADVGADLVGKVEAGIPEDDPRNPATIADNVGDNVGDTAGMGADLFESYAATTIAAMLIGNSLFGFAGVIFPLLLGAIGIVAAIIGTFFVRTSEEGNPQTALNIGLWTTNILTAIGAYLLANSVFSDQYIPADKGFESFGNVSFGIFLAVVAGLIVNVAIGYLTEHYTSDKKSPVLGIAEASKSGPATNIINGLAVGMESVFFPMLFFAGAIFFSFWTVTTYAPEGMSGMWAIYGIAMAAMGMLSTSGMVVAMDSFGPVADNAGGIAEMAELPEDVREKTDKLDAVGNTTAAIAKGFAIGSAALTALALFSAYVEGVQNKFSEALGGGTFVVNLTEPIVLVGVFIGGAIPFLVAARTMRAVGDAAFDMVAEVRRQFREIPGIMEGTGKPEYNKCVDIATKAAIAKMMFPGLVAVITPVLVGFILGAQALAGFLGGLTTVGVLMALFLSNAGGAWDNAKKYIEAGNLGGKKSEPHKAAVVGDTVGDPCKDTSGPAMNPLIKVAGTISLILGPLLTKL
- a CDS encoding LPXTG cell wall anchor domain-containing protein, with the protein product MGCHISTTTLVILGVIIVAAAFGYLWFRRMPVHSSDDPAPHEEGAEK
- a CDS encoding PaaI family thioesterase, which translates into the protein MADHMCFGCSPHNPIGLKMKFFQHGDIVYTTFKADVEHQGYNGYMHGGLISTLLDETMAQWLWIRNIPCMTAEMTVRYSEGVPIGRELRVESRCVDQRRDRLFEIEGKIILPGGNVAVRSTAKFLRIDISEIQKNKKTIGQD
- a CDS encoding HDIG domain-containing protein, giving the protein MNREQAYELLTQHLTTQNLINHSLAVEAVMRRLARHFNEDEELWGLAGLLHDIDYDNTKDDPAKHSLMGAEMLAEQGFSDELVYAVKVHNEIHGLPRESLLDKALYATDPLTGLIVAGALIRPEKKLEAVKVKSLLKRFNEKSFARGANRDQISSCSELGLSLEEFLNMGLEAMQGVAVEMGL
- the smpB gene encoding SsrA-binding protein SmpB → MADKTVTVNRKARHEFHILESFEAGIALTGTEVKSLRANKANLQDSFARVENSELILYNMHISHYEQGNQFNHEPKRPRKLLVHKREIMRLLGKTQEKGLTMVPLKVYFTRGKAKIELALAKGKKVHDKRETIKERDAKREMERAMKAR
- a CDS encoding accessory regulator AgrB; the protein is MEVNWTASGLSDAHCLNFDFMVLQTFRKCVEKMSYLPFSTRLASYLTARSGVSPEKEVILTYIIEVLIINLLNVIFTLMLGWVLGVFHVTLACLLAVILFRHTAGGAHSQSPIRCAFITILVFPIMGLSATFISTINATFINGLSVIGIITILLSVIILAPVDSSAAPIISDSRRAKLKALSLLIVCLVSLVLVNLSISSWEGAREIQSGLALSMLWTSFILSKLGHRFISLIDRLNVPKVRR
- a CDS encoding cyclic lactone autoinducer peptide, which encodes MKKIGYRLFGFAVATLLFLANVAAASACVFSQYQSEVPESLRK